The following proteins come from a genomic window of Erwinia billingiae Eb661:
- a CDS encoding type IV conjugative transfer system pilin TraA, whose translation MKSLSTISGEPVNVAVALPESELKRSGNIISHIKKSIYSFSIPRLKSRLRHSPEAQRNLALFALMLAVVIFPHIAGAEDLLKSQKADANDTFGHGSTVEWVLYIAEIIVSVVGYIKTRNPMVFAGLVILILITRAFFSLAGS comes from the coding sequence ATGAAATCTCTTTCTACCATTTCCGGGGAACCGGTAAATGTGGCGGTAGCATTGCCTGAAAGTGAGCTTAAGCGTTCTGGTAACATTATCTCCCACATCAAAAAAAGTATTTACTCCTTCAGTATTCCCCGTTTAAAAAGCCGTCTAAGACATTCCCCTGAAGCCCAGCGTAACTTAGCACTATTTGCGCTGATGCTGGCGGTGGTTATATTCCCGCACATTGCCGGTGCTGAAGACCTGTTGAAATCCCAGAAGGCGGATGCCAACGATACCTTCGGCCACGGAAGTACGGTTGAGTGGGTGCTGTATATTGCCGAGATTATCGTGTCCGTTGTCGGCTATATCAAAACCCGCAACCCGATGGTCTTTGCCGGCCTCGTTATTCTTATCCTTATCACCCGTGCCTTCTTCTCCCTCGCCGGCTCCTGA
- a CDS encoding TraE/TraK family type IV conjugative transfer system protein yields MKLQVKETRNRVTVMALTAMTGLLALSVAGNCITGTLAWHFYSTQKTITTPMMFDRAFTSTAAEGDASLNSMLVRSFANLRLSVTPETVDAQHAALLRYVPPQDRSELKKSLAAEADYIKKNGISTVFRIDDESTDTGTGDITVSGTLSAGTSNGSLKLAIPDVTKAYRLSLHYVDGLIRLTAFPEVTPPGKPDGLSPQG; encoded by the coding sequence ATGAAACTTCAGGTAAAAGAAACACGCAACCGGGTGACGGTCATGGCGCTCACCGCGATGACCGGCCTGCTGGCGCTGAGCGTCGCCGGCAACTGCATCACCGGCACGCTCGCATGGCATTTTTACTCAACGCAGAAGACCATCACCACGCCGATGATGTTCGACCGCGCCTTTACCTCAACCGCTGCAGAGGGCGATGCAAGCCTCAACAGCATGCTGGTCCGCTCATTCGCCAACCTGCGCCTCAGCGTCACGCCGGAAACGGTGGATGCCCAGCACGCGGCCCTGCTGCGTTATGTGCCGCCGCAAGACCGTTCGGAGCTGAAGAAGTCGCTGGCCGCCGAAGCGGACTACATCAAAAAGAACGGCATCTCCACCGTGTTCCGGATTGATGACGAGTCGACCGACACCGGGACCGGGGATATCACCGTGAGCGGCACGCTCTCTGCCGGTACGTCAAACGGCAGCCTGAAGCTTGCCATACCTGACGTCACCAAAGCCTACCGCCTCAGCCTGCATTACGTTGACGGGCTTATCCGCCTCACGGCCTTCCCGGAGGTTACGCCTCCCGGTAAGCCTGACGGCCTCTCGCCACAGGGATAA
- the traK gene encoding type-F conjugative transfer system secretin TraK, whose product MKVTFTAALVAGALLTPAAMAAVSGPTGTVFENDAHLKAQLSNTSPNKIVIDGELITRVTGPENAFTQENTEDGALLITPVTGQNFTLFLETAGGVGASIDVVPKPGDGKTLRLIPASSRLKANPDAKAWEESQPWEKTLVSVARTVVNGGVPDSYTELPADRGPAYAPASGVTLTPERQLAGSHLRVMRYRMKNGGYVTRELSEKQFWQQGVRAVLLSTRSLYAGGEGYVWVIFSTDKEGGS is encoded by the coding sequence ATGAAAGTCACCTTTACTGCCGCTCTGGTGGCGGGCGCACTCCTTACTCCCGCCGCCATGGCGGCCGTCAGCGGCCCCACCGGTACGGTGTTTGAAAACGACGCGCACCTGAAAGCACAGCTCAGCAATACCAGCCCGAACAAAATCGTCATCGACGGCGAACTCATCACCCGGGTGACCGGGCCGGAGAATGCCTTCACCCAGGAGAACACCGAGGACGGCGCGCTGCTCATCACGCCCGTTACCGGTCAGAACTTCACGCTGTTCCTGGAAACGGCCGGCGGCGTCGGCGCTTCCATCGATGTGGTCCCAAAGCCCGGAGACGGGAAAACCCTGCGGCTCATTCCGGCATCATCCCGGCTGAAGGCCAACCCCGATGCGAAGGCGTGGGAAGAAAGCCAGCCGTGGGAGAAAACGCTGGTGAGCGTGGCCCGTACCGTGGTTAACGGCGGCGTGCCGGACAGCTATACCGAACTCCCGGCCGACCGCGGTCCGGCCTACGCTCCGGCGTCGGGCGTGACGCTCACTCCCGAACGCCAGCTGGCGGGTTCTCACCTGCGGGTGATGCGTTACCGTATGAAGAACGGCGGATACGTTACCCGCGAGCTCAGCGAAAAGCAGTTCTGGCAGCAGGGCGTGCGCGCGGTGCTTCTGTCCACGCGCAGCCTTTATGCCGGCGGCGAAGGGTACGTCTGGGTGATTTTCTCAACGGATAAGGAGGGCGGCTCATGA
- the traB gene encoding F-type conjugal transfer pilus assembly protein TraB, with translation MSNINTATRRRQWMVAGVTLAVAAATGGGIWWYAQHQAALKNPPPAPKAADMTGLVTTKFTDSVASSVLTQQQNKTAGLETSVSQLKADVQRQKDDMSQKLERLDTLISKLQGQADKQPPVAPGSTSPAAGPGPVPGGPAGPAQWNITDPNRGPAAGQGSQFYPGQGAGQGQGFYPGAGTGRTGGMTSRTFTYASLQHKKTTLPWISSGSFSEAVMIEGADANASVTGQQNTSPVVITLLGDVSMPNGRTWNMDQCRVTGEIYGDISSERGEVRTKNISCILKNGKHIDMPFDGHVAYQGKQGIRGKPVMRNGKIIGYAGAAGLLSGFGEGIQSAATPSVGLGATASVGAGDILKQGIGGGASKAADTLSQYWIKRAEQYHPVIDIGAGNAVTVVFQQGFRLETIEDVEAEKAVKDAPQATAQQAAAAVTNSGDNITRAPVLNPDEVLRQASQLKLGDTIN, from the coding sequence ATGAGTAACATCAACACCGCCACCCGTCGCCGGCAGTGGATGGTTGCCGGCGTGACGCTTGCGGTGGCGGCGGCCACCGGGGGCGGCATCTGGTGGTATGCACAGCACCAGGCGGCCCTTAAAAATCCGCCGCCGGCACCCAAAGCGGCCGACATGACCGGGCTGGTTACCACAAAATTCACCGACAGCGTGGCCAGCTCGGTGCTGACCCAACAGCAGAACAAGACGGCCGGGCTGGAGACCAGCGTCAGCCAGCTGAAAGCTGACGTGCAGCGGCAGAAGGATGACATGTCGCAGAAGCTTGAACGCCTCGACACCCTTATCAGCAAGCTGCAGGGCCAGGCAGATAAGCAGCCTCCTGTTGCACCCGGCAGCACCTCACCGGCCGCAGGGCCCGGCCCCGTACCCGGCGGCCCGGCCGGACCGGCACAGTGGAATATCACCGACCCGAACCGGGGCCCGGCCGCCGGACAGGGCAGTCAGTTTTACCCCGGTCAGGGGGCCGGGCAGGGGCAGGGCTTTTATCCCGGCGCCGGTACGGGCCGCACCGGCGGCATGACCAGCCGCACCTTTACCTACGCCTCGCTGCAGCACAAAAAGACGACGCTGCCGTGGATTTCATCCGGCTCGTTCTCCGAAGCGGTGATGATTGAGGGGGCGGATGCAAACGCCAGCGTGACCGGGCAGCAGAACACCTCGCCGGTGGTTATCACCCTGCTCGGGGACGTATCGATGCCTAACGGCCGGACCTGGAACATGGACCAGTGCCGCGTGACCGGGGAAATTTACGGCGATATCTCCAGCGAACGTGGTGAGGTCCGCACGAAGAACATCAGCTGCATCCTGAAAAACGGCAAGCACATCGACATGCCGTTCGACGGACACGTGGCCTATCAGGGTAAGCAGGGCATTCGCGGCAAGCCGGTGATGCGTAACGGCAAGATTATTGGCTATGCCGGCGCGGCCGGGCTGCTTTCCGGCTTCGGCGAGGGTATCCAGTCGGCCGCCACGCCAAGCGTCGGACTCGGGGCCACCGCCTCGGTGGGGGCGGGCGACATTCTGAAGCAGGGCATCGGCGGCGGCGCCAGCAAGGCGGCGGACACGCTCAGCCAGTACTGGATTAAGCGCGCCGAGCAGTACCACCCGGTGATTGATATCGGGGCAGGCAACGCCGTCACCGTGGTGTTCCAGCAGGGCTTCAGGCTGGAAACGATTGAAGACGTGGAGGCAGAGAAGGCGGTGAAGGATGCGCCACAGGCGACGGCGCAGCAGGCCGCCGCCGCCGTGACCAACTCTGGTGACAACATCACGCGCGCGCCGGTACTGAATCCGGACGAGGTGCTGCGTCAGGCCAGCCAGCTGAAGCTTGGCGACACCATTAACTGA
- a CDS encoding response regulator produces the protein MQKQNVNLDKIIKLFNLKGIEKRKQASMMAEILDIKYQSAKQKLDEKRGITYNEVKGIFKYFNVSLEEERNHNGIFIMNDMHVRCNVEVDNSIVNKKENNTNYATMKGNFYIINSSSSYFSPEMKKVNKIDFLPAPKLAILDNDVDMLDLLNSVCNRYGINASVFQNKTEILAAMEKESFECYIIDWLLDYAENSEEVIKKIRKDSDKTPIILLTGQLNQHEREIGEAIMDYGVELIEKPTRIFIISSILLANLFY, from the coding sequence ATGCAAAAGCAAAACGTGAATCTGGATAAAATAATAAAACTTTTCAACCTCAAAGGAATTGAAAAAAGAAAACAGGCATCAATGATGGCTGAAATTCTAGATATTAAGTATCAAAGTGCGAAACAGAAACTTGATGAAAAGCGCGGAATTACATATAACGAAGTGAAAGGTATATTTAAGTATTTCAATGTGTCTCTGGAAGAAGAGCGCAATCATAATGGAATTTTCATAATGAACGACATGCATGTTCGCTGCAATGTTGAAGTGGATAATTCCATAGTGAATAAAAAAGAAAACAACACTAATTATGCAACAATGAAAGGTAACTTTTACATAATCAACTCGTCTTCTTCATACTTTAGCCCCGAAATGAAGAAGGTTAACAAAATAGACTTCCTCCCTGCACCCAAGCTGGCAATACTTGACAACGATGTTGATATGCTTGATTTATTAAATTCAGTTTGTAATAGATACGGTATTAATGCATCTGTTTTTCAGAACAAAACCGAAATTTTAGCGGCAATGGAAAAGGAATCTTTCGAATGCTATATTATTGATTGGCTGCTGGATTACGCGGAAAACTCTGAAGAAGTCATTAAAAAAATCCGTAAAGACAGCGATAAAACTCCTATTATACTTTTAACTGGTCAATTAAATCAGCATGAAAGGGAAATAGGTGAGGCAATTATGGACTACGGAGTAGAACTCATTGAAAAACCGACAAGAATATTTATAATATCCTCGATATTATTAGCCAACTTATTTTACTAG
- the rfaH gene encoding transcription/translation regulatory transformer protein RfaH, producing the protein MKHLTDGAADGQRGNWYVLITKYAQEKRAQDNLINQGVNCWLPRITVHSVDARGGGGGSEVLAFPRYLFAHFDAEIIHTTTIKATRGISGIVSFNNTPAIMDGAELAALRMRMEAGAALAGRSPDPEHGETVTIENGAFDGLEAIWHQPDGAKRAILLINLFGRLTEAKIRSEMRFRRQAAKGG; encoded by the coding sequence ATGAAACACTTAACGGACGGCGCGGCGGACGGTCAGCGCGGAAACTGGTACGTGCTGATAACGAAGTATGCGCAGGAGAAGCGGGCGCAGGACAATCTGATAAATCAGGGCGTGAACTGCTGGCTGCCGCGGATTACCGTGCATTCGGTTGATGCGCGCGGCGGCGGGGGCGGCAGCGAGGTGCTGGCCTTTCCGCGATACCTGTTCGCGCACTTCGACGCGGAAATCATTCACACCACCACCATCAAGGCCACGCGGGGCATATCGGGTATCGTCAGCTTCAACAACACCCCGGCCATCATGGACGGTGCGGAGCTGGCGGCGCTGCGGATGCGGATGGAGGCCGGCGCGGCGCTGGCAGGGCGGTCACCTGACCCGGAGCACGGTGAAACGGTGACCATCGAGAACGGTGCATTTGACGGACTGGAAGCCATCTGGCACCAGCCGGACGGCGCAAAGCGCGCCATCCTGTTGATCAACCTGTTCGGCCGCCTGACCGAGGCAAAGATCCGCAGCGAGATGCGCTTTCGTCGTCAGGCTGCAAAAGGAGGGTAA
- a CDS encoding conjugal transfer ATP-binding protein: protein MASAQNQKMTAFPLKAGACSGLPAFIKTHRLQGEASARAMHRHAVHTLFNFLPGDAGHTLFTGTTGSGKTVSMQEVLRNVLSYRGGNNERFLD, encoded by the coding sequence ATGGCATCCGCGCAGAACCAAAAAATGACGGCATTCCCGCTGAAGGCCGGTGCGTGCAGCGGCCTGCCGGCTTTTATCAAAACGCACAGGCTGCAGGGGGAGGCCAGCGCCAGAGCGATGCACCGTCATGCCGTGCACACCTTATTCAACTTCCTGCCAGGCGATGCCGGTCACACTCTTTTTACCGGCACCACCGGATCAGGAAAGACCGTCTCCATGCAGGAAGTCCTGCGTAATGTACTGAGTTATCGCGGAGGTAATAATGAGCGATTCCTGGATTGA
- the traV gene encoding type IV conjugative transfer system lipoprotein TraV has translation MYKLLGGALLCAALTGCAGMNSDFDCNKTATDQCLSMSDASRLAAKGKSLDDLTAEAQASPKPAGESLATLPNSRPAASPDRKISTATLASRPVITPPAVSSSNALRASYIPVRAQAAPVTPGEYASAGRVNALRIPDATQRLWIAPWVDEQDSFHQPAVVEFVKKKSRWDEDFRVISEGE, from the coding sequence ATGTACAAACTGCTTGGTGGCGCACTGCTGTGCGCCGCACTCACCGGCTGTGCCGGTATGAACTCTGATTTTGACTGCAACAAGACGGCCACCGACCAGTGCCTTTCCATGAGTGATGCCAGCCGGCTGGCGGCGAAAGGCAAAAGCCTTGATGACCTGACGGCTGAGGCGCAGGCATCCCCAAAGCCTGCCGGTGAGTCGCTGGCCACGCTCCCGAACAGCCGGCCGGCCGCATCACCGGACCGGAAAATCAGTACGGCCACCCTGGCATCCCGACCGGTTATCACCCCGCCTGCCGTTTCATCGAGTAACGCCCTTCGGGCTTCTTACATCCCGGTGCGGGCGCAGGCTGCGCCGGTCACGCCGGGCGAGTACGCCAGCGCGGGACGGGTGAATGCCCTGCGCATTCCTGACGCCACCCAGCGGCTGTGGATAGCGCCGTGGGTCGATGAGCAGGACAGTTTCCATCAGCCGGCCGTAGTCGAGTTCGTGAAGAAGAAGTCCCGCTGGGATGAAGACTTCCGCGTTATCAGCGAGGGGGAGTAA
- the traL gene encoding type IV conjugative transfer system protein TraL has translation MDSDALKYRFPETLNGQKRVFGLPPEEAFVLVGCGVIGFFCDIFIIMLCVGAVLWLFVRHLKKGQGSWWLLNLLYWYLPTVLFRVQFRRTPDSGNRHWMQ, from the coding sequence ATGGACAGCGACGCGCTTAAATACCGGTTCCCGGAAACGCTTAACGGCCAGAAACGCGTGTTCGGCCTCCCGCCCGAGGAGGCTTTCGTTCTCGTCGGCTGCGGCGTCATCGGCTTCTTCTGCGACATATTCATCATCATGCTCTGCGTGGGGGCCGTGCTCTGGCTCTTCGTCAGGCACCTGAAGAAAGGGCAGGGGTCCTGGTGGCTGCTGAACCTTCTTTACTGGTACCTGCCGACGGTGCTTTTCCGGGTGCAGTTCAGGCGGACGCCCGACTCGGGCAACCGGCACTGGATGCAGTAG
- a CDS encoding ATPase — protein MCDITYHEPLPEIVLRLSIKENTEKLEALYHGRKGHFYVQGWTGTGKSNVARRLAASIQGAYINRELLSLSEWTAQYTEIEAQILSSDKPVIVVDGFIPRGAGRGFNALLSRLTERGVSLFVFSQEPPGEDYPSVYRPQTFDRDVFNTIVEFRFGKRDRRSPVAFHQVK, from the coding sequence ATGTGCGACATTACTTATCACGAGCCCCTTCCTGAAATCGTGTTGCGGCTGAGTATTAAGGAAAACACGGAAAAGCTGGAGGCGCTGTACCACGGACGTAAGGGACACTTTTATGTCCAGGGCTGGACCGGGACGGGGAAATCGAATGTCGCCCGCCGTCTGGCGGCCTCGATTCAGGGGGCGTACATCAACCGTGAGCTGCTGTCACTCAGCGAGTGGACGGCGCAGTACACCGAAATTGAGGCGCAGATCCTCAGCAGCGATAAGCCGGTGATCGTTGTCGACGGATTTATTCCACGGGGCGCAGGCCGGGGATTTAACGCCCTGCTGAGCCGGCTGACTGAGCGCGGGGTAAGCCTTTTTGTCTTCTCGCAGGAACCGCCTGGTGAGGATTACCCGTCGGTGTACCGCCCGCAGACGTTTGACCGCGATGTATTTAACACCATCGTTGAGTTTCGTTTCGGCAAACGTGACCGCCGGTCTCCCGTGGCGTTTCATCAGGTGAAATAA